Proteins encoded together in one Bacillota bacterium window:
- the lepB gene encoding signal peptidase I: MSEKHGIFGDILESLVIAIVLAVIIRTFMFQPFYIPSGSMIPTLYKGDRIIVSKLSYRFHPPQRGDVVVFHYPLDPKKTYVKRLIGLGGESVTLLGGKLFVNGKMISEPYLPPNVTFSDYGPVNIPKGSYFMLGDNRMNSEDSRVWGLLDQKYIIGKAQALYWPPGRATLIGTGR, translated from the coding sequence GTGTCAGAAAAGCACGGTATATTTGGTGACATCCTTGAGTCTTTAGTTATTGCGATAGTCCTTGCGGTGATAATCCGCACCTTTATGTTCCAACCTTTCTATATCCCATCCGGTTCGATGATCCCCACATTGTACAAAGGGGACCGAATAATAGTCTCCAAGCTTTCTTACAGGTTCCACCCGCCCCAGCGGGGCGACGTCGTTGTCTTCCACTATCCGCTCGATCCCAAGAAGACTTACGTCAAACGTCTTATCGGTCTCGGCGGCGAATCAGTGACTCTGTTAGGCGGCAAGCTGTTCGTTAACGGTAAAATGATATCCGAGCCTTACCTGCCCCCCAATGTAACCTTTTCGGACTACGGGCCGGTTAATATCCCGAAGGGTTCCTATTTCATGCTCGGCGACAACAGGATGAACAGCGAGGACAGCCGCGTCTGGGGTCTCCTGGATCAAAAATATATAATCGGAAAGGCTCAGGCCCTGTACTGGCCGCCGGGCAGGGCAACACTAATAGGCACGGGAAGATAA
- the rplS gene encoding 50S ribosomal protein L19 — protein MSNLTEIFAGEEHLKKEIADFRPGDTVRVHVKVVEGNRERTQMFGGVVIRRRGGGLDATFTVRRVSYGVGVERIFPLYSPRIERIEVMRRGRVRRARLYYLRKLQGKAARIQERR, from the coding sequence ATGAGTAACCTTACAGAAATATTTGCCGGTGAGGAGCATCTTAAGAAAGAGATCGCAGATTTCCGGCCCGGCGACACGGTGCGCGTTCACGTCAAGGTGGTTGAAGGAAACCGGGAACGCACCCAGATGTTCGGCGGCGTAGTCATCCGGCGGCGCGGCGGGGGTCTCGACGCGACCTTTACCGTCCGTCGCGTATCATACGGTGTGGGCGTGGAACGCATATTCCCGCTTTACTCCCCGCGCATCGAACGGATCGAAGTTATGAGGCGTGGCCGGGTACGGCGCGCGCGCCTGTACTACCTGCGCAAACTGCAGGGCAAAGCGGCACGTATTCAAGAACGACGCTAG